The DNA sequence TCTGCGAGAGTGTAGATTTTGCAATTTCAAAACTAAGGTAGCACATACTCATTAAAGTTTGCGGAAAAAGCATTTTGATAGATTAGGACAGAGGTAAATAAATTTCTGAAAATTGATAGTTAATACTTAGTTTCTCCCTTTTATTTGCCTAAAGTAAAGTCATTCATAGTAGCCTATAAAATTACACTCTGGAAGGTAATCACTTTATCTCTGGGTAAAGGTAGGCAACAGGTAATAGGTTTTTTGTAGCATAAACTTATAACCTTTGCTAGTATGATTTTTAATTCCTAATTCCTAATAATTTAGTTTATTATTCTTTTCCAGCCATAGATAAAATGAGATCAATCATTCGGTTAGAATAACCCCACTCGTTATCATACCAAGAAACTACTTTAAAAAAGTGAGAATTTAATTCAATTCCAGCACCAGCATCAAAAATACTTGAATGGGCATCAGAGATGAAATCAGAAGAAGCAACAGGCTCATCGGTATAACCTAAAACTCCTTTTAATTCGCCCTCAGAAGCCTCTTTCATCCTCAGACAAATTTCCTCATAACTGGTAGGTTTTTCCGTCCTAAAAGTTAAATCTACCACAGATACATTAGGAGTTGGAACACGAAAAGCCATTCCTGTAAGTTTCCCTTTCAGTTGGGGTAACACTAAAGCTACTGCTTTGGCCGCCCCCGTAGAAGCAGGAATGATATTTTGTGCCGCACTGCGCCCTCCCCGTAAGTCTTTTTTACTCATGCCATCTACAGTCGGTTGAGTAGCAGTCATAGCGTGAACTGTAGTCATTAATCCTTCTGCTAAACCAAAACTATCGTCTATAACTTTAGCAATGGGTGCTAAACAGTTAGTTGTACAACTGGCATTAGAAACAATATCATCTTTTGTGGGATCATAATTATGATGATTAACTCCTACTAAAAGAGTCGGTATTTGTTCTGGGGTTTTTGTTGGAGCGGAAATAACTACTTTTTTTGCCCCCGCAATTAGGTGTTTTTTTGCTCCTTCATAATCAGTGAATAAACCTGTTGATTCAACAATATATTCTGCTTGATTATCTTTCCAAGGTAATTCTTCAGGATTGCGTATGGAGTAACAAGGAATTAGCTTATCATCAACTAAAATACCTTCTTCTGTGGTTTCTACTTTTCCCTGAAAACGCCCATGAGTAGAATCATATTTAAGTAAATAGGCAATATTTTTAGGCGGTACAAGATCATTTATACCAACAAATTCAATATTGGGATTAGCTAATCCTGCTCGAAAAACTAATCTTCCAATGCGTCCAAATCCGTTAATGGCTACTTTAACTTTTGACATAGATGACTCCATTAATTATGGGTATTGAGAGTTTTGATGTGTTAAACTCCTTACTTCTAATTGTGTTGATTTTAGAGCAAAGCAAATCTTAATTTTTTGGGAATTTTTTATAATCGAGTATTAGGTTTTTTCCTAGCAACCAACCGAAAATCGCACTTGTTACAAACATTATTAGTGAATATATTGCCGCCGGAATTGCCATATTAGGCATATTTAATAAAGTTGTAGCAATAGCAATGGCTAATGTCCCATTTTGAATACCAACTTCTACTGTAATAGATTTACGACTGGATTGATCAAGGTTAGAAATACTTGCTAGAGTATATCCTAAGATCATAGTCAATATATTAAGAGTCAAAGTTACCCCACCTACTTGTAAAAAGAAGTTACCGACATTTTCTTTCTCTTTAAGCAATAAACCAAAGATAATTATTCCTAAAAAAAATAAGGAAAGCCATTTTACTCCTTTTTCAAAAACTGTTGCTAATTTAGGTGAATAGTAATGTATTAACATA is a window from the Cyanobacterium sp. Dongsha4 genome containing:
- the gap gene encoding type I glyceraldehyde-3-phosphate dehydrogenase, producing MSKVKVAINGFGRIGRLVFRAGLANPNIEFVGINDLVPPKNIAYLLKYDSTHGRFQGKVETTEEGILVDDKLIPCYSIRNPEELPWKDNQAEYIVESTGLFTDYEGAKKHLIAGAKKVVISAPTKTPEQIPTLLVGVNHHNYDPTKDDIVSNASCTTNCLAPIAKVIDDSFGLAEGLMTTVHAMTATQPTVDGMSKKDLRGGRSAAQNIIPASTGAAKAVALVLPQLKGKLTGMAFRVPTPNVSVVDLTFRTEKPTSYEEICLRMKEASEGELKGVLGYTDEPVASSDFISDAHSSIFDAGAGIELNSHFFKVVSWYDNEWGYSNRMIDLILSMAGKE